The genomic region GGTGAGGGCTTGGCCCTTTGCCATTTTTTCGATGTTAGATGTCGGGTGAAGGTCATCGCCGTCCAGGAAGTGTGCATCGAGCATTTCCGCGAGGGTGTGGCCGATCAGGCTTTTGCCGCTCCCGGAGACTCCCATGGTGATGATGCGGAGTCTGTCCGTCGACGGTGGATGCTGCTCGGTCATCCGGTTGCCTTTGCCCATGAGGGTGCGGTCTCGCCTTTAGGCTTCCAGCCGAGCTCGAGCGAAATGGACATGGTTGTCGCCAGAAGGTCAGGAACGCTGCGGCGGAGCTCTTCCAGGCCGGTCTTCTCCCGGAACGTTGTAATTGATATGGCGCCGGCTACACGATCTGCGTGATCCCATACGGGTGCCGCTATGCAGTTCGAGACGATGTCGAACTCGCCGTCGTCCTCAGCCCATCCTCGAGCGCGTACCGTTTCAAGACGCTTCACAAATTCGGATCTGGAAGTGATGGAGTTGGGCGTCCGTTGTTCAAAGGTGGCGTTATCCAGGATGGACTCACGACGGGCACCATCAATGAACGCGAGAATGGCCTTACTGACCCCGGCTGTGTGGATGACTACGAATCCGCCGATTCTTGTGTTCAGGCTGATGGATTGTTCGGGTTCGACTTTATCGACATAGACAATGCGGCTGGCTTCCGGCACGGCGAACTGAACGGTGTGGCCAAGGTGTTCACTGAGCCGGACGATGTGGGGGTGAACGACTGACCTGAGATCGAACTGTTCCAAGGCTGACTGTGCCAGGCCGGCGAGTCTGAACCCGACGCCGAAATAGCCGCGCTCGTCAGTCCGCACAAACCCCGCTTCGATCATGGTCTGCAGGATCCTGGATGCCGTTGTCCTGTGAACCCCCAGGTCTGCGGCAATGTCTTTCAGCGTCCGCGGGTGTTCACTGCAATACTCCAGAATTTGGATTGCCCGGGCTACCGTCTGCGACATGGTTTCTGCTCGATCCTGTGTTTTGGTGGTCGGTCGGGTTTACGGCTCATCAGCTGATCAGGCTTCCCAGTTTAGACAGCGGGCCAACGCCTGAACCGTGCCGCCAGCCCGGTCTGCCCCTTTTCGCCCGGCGTGCCCCCGGCGCAGAGGACGATGACAGGTTTGTGCCCCAAAGAATCGGGCCCTATCTCCCTACAAGATCTCCCCCACAAGCTAGGTGCATCATGCGCACATGGGGTGTACAAATCTACGACTCCGTCCGGGCGGCAGTCAAGGTGAATTGTCCCGGTTTAGCCAGAATAAACGGCCGCATCTGTGCATCTATTGCACTACGTGTGCATATGGTGCACACTGTTTCTCGAGTACGCCAGTCGTTTGGATCGCCAGATGATCCGTTTGCGGCTTTGAATTAAGCCAAAGGAGTCTTGATGAAGACATTGATTTCCGCCAGGCAGCGCTCGGCCCAGCTCACCTTCGGGGAGCTTGGGGACCGGACCCTGGCAAAGGTACGGCGCCGGATCATCCCCGTGATCTGCCTTCTATATTTCGTCGCGTTTTTGGACCGGAACAACGTCGGTTTTGCCAAGCTGACCATGAGCCAAGACATCGGCCTGACTGCCTCGGCGTATGGTCTTGGTGCCGGTATTTTCTTTATTGGGTATGCCCTGTTCGAAGTCCCGAGCAATGGAGGCATGTACAGGTTCGGGGCGAGGAAGTGGATCGCCCGGATCCTGGTCAGCTGGGGCATCTGTGCCACCGCCATGGCGCTGGTCAGCGGTGAGACGACGTTCTACGTGATCCGTTTCCTGCTCGGAGCCGCCGAAGCCGGCTTCTTTCCCGCCGTTGTCTTCTACCTCACCCTGTGGTTCCCCGCCGCACAGCGGGTCACCGTCCTCGGGCTGTTCATCCTGGCCCAGCCGATCTCCAACGCCATCGGCGCACCCCTCTCCGGTCTTCTGCTGAACCTGGACGGGCTGCTGGGCCTCCATGGATGGCAGTGGCTGTACATCATTGAAGGCATCCCCGCCGTCATCCTGGGGTTCCTGGCCCCTCGCTTGTTGACCGACCGCCCCGAGGAGGCCCACTGGCTCCGTCCGGACGAACGCAGCTGGTTGAGCACGACCATGGCGAACGAGCTGGCGGAGAAGCAGCGCAGCGGTTCACACAGCTTCCTGGACGGGCTCAAAGACCGGCGCGCCCTCGTGTACGCGTTCTTGAACTTTGGCATGGTCTGCGGTATCTACGGCTTTGGATTGTGGCTGCCCACCGTGGTCGCCGGACTGGGCAAGCTCGATCCCGCCCAGGTTGGCTTCATCGTCGTCATCCCGTATGCGGCAGCAGCGTTCTTCGTCTTCTACTGGAGCCGCCGGTCCGACCGGACCGGCAAACGCGCAGTACACGCCAGCATCAGCATGCTCATCGCAGCATTCGGGCTGACGGGAGCCGCGTTCCTCCTCCCGGTCAACCCTGTCGCAGCACTGGTATTCCTCACGATTGCCGCCATGGGCGTGTTCTCCGCGACAGCGCCCCTCCTTTCCATGCCATCGGCCGCCTTGGGCGGCGCGGCCGCGGCTGCGGGCCTGGCGCTGGTCAACTCCATCGGAAACGTCGGAGGATTCGTAGCCCCCTACGCGGTCGGGCTGCTCAACGACGCCACGCATAGCAACCTTGCCGGCTTGCTCTTCCTGGCCGCCTGCCTGGTGATTACGGCCATCGCCACGTTCCTCTACGCACGGAACCGGCCCGAAGGCACAGCCGCTCCCAGCGCCGTCGCAGCAGCCGAACTAGCCAAGACCAATTAGTCGCAGCCGGAGAACCGGCTGGCATGAAAGGAACAAATCATCGTGTTTGAACAGTCACTGCGCGGAAAGACCGCTCTGATTACAGGCGGAGGCACCGGCATCGGCCAAGGCATCGCCCTCGCCCTCGCCAAGACCGGAGCCAGAATCGCCATCACCTACAACAACCACAAACCCGACCAGGATTTCGCCGATGAAGTGGAACGCCACACGGGACACCCCCTTACCTCCCTGCAGCTGGACGCGACCATCGAAACGGAAGTCCAGAGGACAGTCGAGGCCCTCGGCCGCGACTTTGGCCGGCTGGACATTCTTGTCAACAATGTCGGCGGGCTCATTCAGCGCTCTGCCATCGGCGATATGGATTTCAAACTCTGGAAGCAGGTCCTGGCCGTCAACCTGGACAGCACCTTCCTCATGACCCACTTCGCCCTGCCACTGATCAACGGCGGCGGCCGCATCATCAATGTCGCCTCGCTGGCAGGCCGTAATGGCGGACACGCCGGGGCGACAGCCTACGCCACATCCAAAGCCGGCATCTTTGGCTTCACCCGTGGGCTTTCAAAAGAGTTGGCATCATCCGGTATCACCGTCAATGCCTTGGCCCCTGGCTTCATCGAAGCGACACCCTTCCACGACACCTTCACCACTTCCGAGTCCAAAGCCGCCACGATCGAGACGATCCCGCTCGGAAGGGCCGGAGTTCCCGAAGACGTAGCCGGGGCAGCGTTGTGGCTTGCCTCCGAGCACGCGCGCTTCGTCACAGGCACAGTTGTCGACATCAACGGCGGACAGTACTTCGCATGATCACCGGCCAACTGACGCATCCACGCATCATCTCAGCGCTGGCAGCAGCTGGCCACGGTGCCACAGTCCTCATCACCGACGGACACTATTCAGCAGCCACGGCAGTCGGACCAAACGCACAAACCGTCTACCTGAACCTGCAGGCAGACTTTCCAACAGTGCCCCAGGTCCTGGCCGTCGTCCTGGGCACCGTCCGAATCGAAAAACTAACGCGGATCACGCCCTCCGAAGACGCAACTCCATGCCTCGTTCATGCACAAATCGATGACCTAACGCCCGAAGGCACCGAAACAGAGTTCGTTGACCGGTTCGAATTCTATAGTCTCGCCCGATCACAGAATCTTGCCTTGTGCATCGTGACGGGCGACTCACGGCGCTTCGCGAACGCACTGCTGACCGTGGGCGTACTCCAAAGGGGCTAAAACGCTGAGTGAACGTCTGACACCAATAACCAGAATGGTATCTGCGTTCGGGCATGCACCAACACTTTCTAGGCTCCCCGTCGCTCTGCAGTAACGAGCGACCGGGTGACCGTGCCGGTCACAGGCGGTGGCTGCTGTGACCGGCCCGTCACCGTGGCCGATGAGCTGTGCACGCCCGCTTAGAATGCTCCTGTGAAGCGGACTTATCACTCGGGTTCCATGAGAAAGCCTCCTGGCGTGCACCCCAACAGCGTGCAGCCCAACAACGATCCCAACCAGCGCCCCAGTAACAGAAGCCTCCGCTTCTGGTCTGGATACTGGGCCGTGTTTTGGACTCTCTTACTTGGGGTGGGGTCCGCGGTTGGATACGTTTTCCTGAGCAACGTGATCATCGGGCGACCCATTGGCATCCTGTCGGTCCTGTTCTTCGTGCTCGGATGCGGACTCGGGCTGGGTCTCTGTCTCCCCGAGCACTTCAAAGTCGCCCGTAAGAAGCGGGCCGAGTTTGTGAGGGCTGGCGGTGATCCTACGGGAATTACTCCTTGGATGTTCGGTGCGATGAGAGGAAGCATCACTGAGGACGGTGTGTGGGAGTGGTACACCCCGTCGGGCTCAAGCGGAGAGTCAAGTGCGATGTAGTCTCGCGTATCCGTTCTGGCGCGGGGCCCCTATGCGCAGGCGTTAATTGCGGGGACTTCTCGGACCACTCCCGCAGGTTGACGAAACGTCGGTTATCGGCGTTCCAAAATGCCCGGGGGAGAGGCCCAAAAGGGCCTTTTCCTTACCTCCCGATGAGCGACCTGTCAGACGGCGGCGGGGCTGCCTGCGGATCTTCGTCGATGCTGTAGATAGTTTCGAATCTGTCGGTGATCCTGGTGATGTCCTCAAGCGTGATGCTAATGAAGGCTGACCGCTTCTTCAGGTGCAGGAAGAGCTCTGTTGACGGCCATGTCATCTGGTCAACATATGTCCCGAATGATCGCCCGCTGGCTCTCGTGTAGGCCGACAGAGCCTGTTGGCCCGTGATCCTTCTGCCGTATGTAAGCTCGATGTCGACATCACCTATTGGATCTATTTCCGGGCTGAGGTAGCTCCCGAAGACCCTGAGCGTATCGATGAACATGGGCTTGCCCGGGTCCGCGTTGTAGGCCTGTGCCCGTTCCAGCAACTCGGAAACGAGCCGGTCTGCAGTCCTTCTGCTGATCGGTTTTCCGAAGCTGGCCATCGCCAGGGCATTTCCTTGAATGGTCGTGTCCCACCAGACGTCTCCGTCGTCATCGACGCGGACCCTCTCCATATATCCGGCAGCTTCCAGCCCCGCAAAGACCGCATCCAGTTCATATCCGGCGTCTTCGAGCAGGTCTGCGACGGCTTCTGCGACCATCTCCCGGCCTCTGAACTTACGCACAATCGCACGAGCCAGCTCGGCCGGCAGTCCAGCGATAGCATCGGTTTTTGAAACCCTCATGCCCAAAGCCTAAGCACCAAACAGCGGAAGTCTTCGATCGTTGCGCAGGTCGTCGAAAGGTCCATTATCGGCGCTTATATTTTGGCCGAGGAAAGGTAGGAGGAGCGCAAGGGCATGGCCTCGGTCTAGGCTGACTCCCGTGGTTCCCCCGTTTATCCAGCCGGCTCGACCAGGTAGGGGCCCGTTGTTCCGGACGCGGTTTGCGACCGGGCCCGCGAGTTTCACCTCTTTCACCAGTTTCACCTGCTTTCACCTCGAAGTCTGGAGATCAGGGAGGGCCCGGGTCGACCGCGCGGCAACGGCACGGACGGAAGCGTCAAGGGATGCCATGACCCCCGGCTTAGCGTCCCATCACTTCGAGCACGTCGAATACGGTGCGGAGCAGGGCGAGGGCGAGGCTGCATGCCGCTATCCACAGCCCTGCGATCTGGACCCGTGTCGCTTTGCCGCTGCCTTTTTCATTCACCTGAGACCACCTGCTCCTTCGAATTGGGTGACCATCGTAGTCGCGGGGCGCTGACACTTTTGGGGAGCCGGACACACCCCGCGGGACCGCCATGCACAGCATGTCCACCGCCTGTCCCGTACTGGATCAGGGACCTGTGAAGAATTGCGTCAGCGTTATGCACCGGAAATTGCCGGCGTGTCCGAGCCTCCGTGAGTGTCGGCGACCATCGAGGCTCTCACGGAGCATCCTGCACTGACCAACACGCCTGCTCGTAGGTTCGTTCTGAACGGGCCAGCCGGCGCCGCCACTGTCGTATGAGCGCTGCGACGGCCGATGCGCCCGCCTGTGCGAGACGGGTGTCTTGATCGTCAACTCAATCAGTGGCGGGCAGCCCGTCGGGCGATGGAACTACCGCTAACCCCTTACGGGCGGGTATTGGCGCTTCTCTTGACCCTTTGGTGACGTCAAGCTAGCTTGACTTCATGGATGGTGATGCGGCGTCGGTGGAGCAAGCACTGAGCAGCGGTGATGTCCACGAGTTGCTCAAGGTGTGGGAAGACTTCAACAGCGGCGAGACCTGGCGCGAAGTGTCTGCCACCGGCAGCGACCAGGCGCGGGAGGCCGCAGCACAGTTCCTTGCGGGGGTAAGGGAAGTCGCAGCGCTTGAGGCGCTACGCGCGAACGCGAAGGCCGTCGAGCTGCTCACGGCCAGGCGCTGGTACGTCATCAAATCCGCGCGTGAGGGTGGCGCCATGTGGGCCCAGATCGGCGAAGCATTGGGGATCACGAAACAGGCCGCCCATGACTTCTACCGTCGCAAGATCGAAGAACAGGAAAAGTACCTGCCTGACCTTCACGACGCGGCAGCCGCGCGTGCGGTTCTGGAAGAAGTGAAGGAAGACTAGCCGGGGCTCCCGTACTCAGCCTCGCCCGGAGGTGGAGAATGACTCGTCGGACTACTCCCCCCAAGGTTGACGAACACAGGCGTTCAAACAACGGGAGTAGAAGTAGCTTCGGGAACTCCCGTTCCATGGTCGATCCCGGTGTTTCCCCGGGTCAAAGTGCGCGACGCCGCAAGAGAATTTCGCTGCGGTCATCCGATGTGCAGCGATCGGCGCCAAAGCTATAGGTCCCCAAACAGCCAGAATCTATCCTCTTCGCCATTCCACATTTTCCGATACAAAAAGGGCCATTCCTCCTAAAATTGTTTCATCGCTTCAAAGCGTTTGGCGGGAAAGGAGAGGAAAAATGAACAAGACATTGAATGCAAAGCAATGGCCACTCATCCTCGGCGCATCGGCCGCACTGGTCCTGTCCGCGTGCTCAGGCGGTGGCACGGAGGAACCGTCGGCCGGCCCGCAGTCAGGGGAAACAGCCAAGGCCGCGTCGAAGGCTCCCGCCGCCCCGAAGGCTCCCGCCGCCCCCGCCATGACCGCGGGGCAGAAGAACGCCCTGGGCAAGGCTGAGAGCTACCTGTCGGTGTCGGCGTTCTCCCGCCCCGGCCTGATCAAGCAACTGGAGTTCGAGAAGTATCCAACTAAGGATGCGACGTGGGCGGTCGATCACCTCAAAGTCAACTGGAAGGAGCAGGCCGCGAAGAAGGCGAAGAGCTATCTGGATACGTCGTCGTTCTCGCACCAGGGCTTGGTCGACCAGTTGGTGTTCGAGGGATTCACCGCGGCCGAGGCTGAATACGGTGTCACCAAGGCCGGGCTCTAAAATCGGACGCCCGGCCATATTCAAGAGGCGGTGTATGCCTGGTTTCCCAGCGCTCAGAAAGAAGAACCGGCGGTACCCACAGCCGCAACTGCCTCTTCAGGGGATCGGTTCCGGCAAGGGGACGGGGTTGGCGACCTGCCAGTGGTAGTTCCTGAATACATCCCATTCGGAGCAGGCGTCCCCGCAGCCGTCCGAATGGTGGATGGCCACCAAATCAAGATGACCAAGGAGGGCACCTGTAATCAGGGGGCCACCTTTCACGGCCATGACGAGAAGGTCGGGCCGGGACCGGTCAGGCACGCTGCTGGCGTGGATCCCGAGCCGACCCCGGTAGCTGGTGGCCCGAGGTGCAGCTGCTTCATGCTCTTGGGCGAGGTGTGGACTGGCATGCCCCTAAACCATGGGGAGCCAGCGGCGGCCAGGTTAAAGACCGGCACGGCCTCCACTGGCTAATAGGCTACGAACCCCAGCCGTAGCTTGACGGAATCTCCATTATCGGGCGTTAAAAGCGTGGGAGTAGAAGTAGCTGCAAGAAGTCCTGCCCATGAAAAACTCTGTCTTGCGAAGTTCGTCATGATGCCGCTGGGTGTCATCCGGCGGACGGCTCGGCTCGCGGGTCACGGCAGTCCCATTGACCATGGTCCAACGGTTGTTTGTTCGAAGTGATCCAACCCCACGGAAACCACCAAGCCCTGCGAACGGAGATCCGGAACCACTGGCCCCTTGATTCGGCATCGAGTTTCTTAATGAGCCTGTGGAGTACCGAGTATGTGAGCCGGTCATCGGGCACGAAAACGTTCGCCCAGGAGCCGGCACCAACTACGCCGCCTATGAAGTAGTCGAACTCAACGAGTGGATAATCATCTCGGAGCATCACCGACACTTCGGCGAGCAAAGCCACGATGTCCGCCGCGGGAATAGCTGTCGGGAGCTTCCACCCGCTTCTGCTCACGTCGATCGAGCTTTCGAGCCGGACAGTGAGTTTGGGAAGATGGTGCCGTACGCGCCTGCGGGCCCTTTCCGCTTGCATTTTTGCAAGCATTTTAGCCATCGATATGGATAGACCTGCCGCCGCTTTGACAACTTCTGGTCCTCCTGCGGCCGCTCCTATTCCAGGAGCAATGCCTGGTCCGGCGGAAACCCCATTGGTGGCCAAAAAGTTTGTGATGCTCGAGACGATTTCGTCTCGAGGGGGTTCGTGCATCGTATGCGGGAAGCCTGTGCATGAGATTTCAAGCGTCAGTTTAGGTATATCCGTGATAGCTGCAGCCATTGGGCACTCTCTTTCTGAGGCCGTGAATCGCCCCGCGGGCTAGCCTAGCCGTCACTAGTGATTCCCCAAGGATCGACGGAACCGCGGCTAACCCTAAGTGATCAGGGACCACACCTTCTGGTGGAGCTGGGCCGGTCCGATCCCTCAGCAGAACAAGGTAGGCAGGCTTAGGTTGACGAAAGGTCCCTTATCGGCGTCGGTAACGTCGTTTCCGACCTCAGCCAGTGGTGCCCCGACACGCCGCCGTGGGTCGGGAACACGACTTTGGTGCTGTCTAATCAGAAGGTGCTAACAGCTTTCCTAGATGAGTCTTACACAGAGCAGGCCTACTACATTGCGGCGGTGATAGTAGATGCTCCATCACTAAAAAAACTTGAGTTGGAACTCACTCGACTTAAGGTGAAGATCGCAGACGATCTGAACATTTCGGTGCTGGCCGAGTTCCATGGGAACGAACTCATGTCGGGCAAGGCCGATTGGTCGTTGATCAAGGGCGATGTCGAAACCGCGAAATGGGTTTACAAGTCAGC from Arthrobacter globiformis harbors:
- a CDS encoding IclR family transcriptional regulator; this translates as MSQTVARAIQILEYCSEHPRTLKDIAADLGVHRTTASRILQTMIEAGFVRTDERGYFGVGFRLAGLAQSALEQFDLRSVVHPHIVRLSEHLGHTVQFAVPEASRIVYVDKVEPEQSISLNTRIGGFVVIHTAGVSKAILAFIDGARRESILDNATFEQRTPNSITSRSEFVKRLETVRARGWAEDDGEFDIVSNCIAAPVWDHADRVAGAISITTFREKTGLEELRRSVPDLLATTMSISLELGWKPKGETAPSWAKATG
- a CDS encoding MFS transporter, translating into MKTLISARQRSAQLTFGELGDRTLAKVRRRIIPVICLLYFVAFLDRNNVGFAKLTMSQDIGLTASAYGLGAGIFFIGYALFEVPSNGGMYRFGARKWIARILVSWGICATAMALVSGETTFYVIRFLLGAAEAGFFPAVVFYLTLWFPAAQRVTVLGLFILAQPISNAIGAPLSGLLLNLDGLLGLHGWQWLYIIEGIPAVILGFLAPRLLTDRPEEAHWLRPDERSWLSTTMANELAEKQRSGSHSFLDGLKDRRALVYAFLNFGMVCGIYGFGLWLPTVVAGLGKLDPAQVGFIVVIPYAAAAFFVFYWSRRSDRTGKRAVHASISMLIAAFGLTGAAFLLPVNPVAALVFLTIAAMGVFSATAPLLSMPSAALGGAAAAAGLALVNSIGNVGGFVAPYAVGLLNDATHSNLAGLLFLAACLVITAIATFLYARNRPEGTAAPSAVAAAELAKTN
- a CDS encoding SDR family NAD(P)-dependent oxidoreductase gives rise to the protein MFEQSLRGKTALITGGGTGIGQGIALALAKTGARIAITYNNHKPDQDFADEVERHTGHPLTSLQLDATIETEVQRTVEALGRDFGRLDILVNNVGGLIQRSAIGDMDFKLWKQVLAVNLDSTFLMTHFALPLINGGGRIINVASLAGRNGGHAGATAYATSKAGIFGFTRGLSKELASSGITVNALAPGFIEATPFHDTFTTSESKAATIETIPLGRAGVPEDVAGAALWLASEHARFVTGTVVDINGGQYFA
- a CDS encoding RbsD/FucU domain-containing protein, yielding MITGQLTHPRIISALAAAGHGATVLITDGHYSAATAVGPNAQTVYLNLQADFPTVPQVLAVVLGTVRIEKLTRITPSEDATPCLVHAQIDDLTPEGTETEFVDRFEFYSLARSQNLALCIVTGDSRRFANALLTVGVLQRG
- a CDS encoding Ltp family lipoprotein encodes the protein MNKTLNAKQWPLILGASAALVLSACSGGGTEEPSAGPQSGETAKAASKAPAAPKAPAAPAMTAGQKNALGKAESYLSVSAFSRPGLIKQLEFEKYPTKDATWAVDHLKVNWKEQAAKKAKSYLDTSSFSHQGLVDQLVFEGFTAAEAEYGVTKAGL